The segment TTTATGGTTCTAGTATATAATTATCAGAAAATTATAGCAATATTTTTCTACCAATCCTGCTGCTGTATTTCCTCCGCTACAATTTGTAAATCATAGGCATTAATAATGAAAAGCGTATAGTCATGTGTTTCCATATATTTTTCAGTCAAACGCTTAATATATTTTGGTGATCCTTCATTTTCCTCATCATAAATAAGCAGTAGTCCATCTGTATTTTGAATAATAAATTTATCCTTCTCAATAAATTGCCAAGGTGCTTCATAGGGTCTTTTGGTAACGCTTGTCACAAAATCGGCTTGGGCAAGTATTGTTTGATATTTTTCCTTTTTAGGGTCCTGCCAATTTTTCTCTTGTTCTAAAAAAGGGGTAATAACCGAATATTTCAAGTGAGGAAATTCCTTTTGTAGCATCCATATTACTTCAGCACTCCATGTTTCCACGCCCTGCTGTCCACTGATAATCACCCATTCAAGTCCTTCATCTAATAATACACGTAAGCGATCCTCTACTGCTTTTTTAATAATGGCAATGCCCGGATGCTTATCATTAAAAATACCAAGTTCATGTGGTCGATAGCCAGTAATCATAATTCGCTGTAACAACAAAATGCCCCCTAAGCTGTATAGTTGTACTAATAGTATACAGTAGGGGACAGATGAAAACGATTTATAAGGTTAAATAGGAAATAACATCGCTATTGTTCAATGTGTATTTAAGATAGACGGTCTATTTCAGCTTGAGCCTTTTTTAAAGCCTTTTGAAGCTGATAAACTTTAAGCATACTAATTAATCCACCTAGTAATGCGCCCAATAAAACAGAGCCAATAATAACAAGGATTAATGGCCATTCTGCTTCTCCAAATAAATAATTAACGGTTACACGATCTACGTTGATTACTGAAAAAGCCGCAATAATTAAAACAACAACTAGAGTTAATATTAAATTCCATTCTTTTTTCATCAGCCATTGCCTCTTTATTTGAAAGTTTTTAATTATTATATAATTTAATAGGAACAACTGACAATATTAACTACTCTAAATAAGTAAAAATGATGACAGGTATAAAGAAAGCCTGTGGAAACCTCTTTTCTCTGCACTAGAATATTTGACATTAACCATAAAAAAGATGACCTCAATTACCTTAGAGAAGTCATCTTAACGCCTTTTATTGATTATCTATTTTGTGAACGCTCAGCCGGTTGTTCAATTTTGACATAGCGCCATAAGCTGTTGGCGATATCGCGTGCTTCACCTACATGCTCTGTGCCTGCGAAAGCTTTACGGAAAGGTGTAAGCAATGATTCAACAATAAAGAGCTTTGGTTTTTCTTGCTGTAATTCCTCTAATAAAAACTGTGCATATTCTAAGCCCTCTGGTGTATCTGTACTTGATAGCCCTTTTGTAAAGCCTTGTAATTGCTCAATCACCATTTCCTTTGTCACATTTTTATAGTTCACGACATTTTGAATGGTATTAATCATTTCCACACTAATCAGAATTTCTTTTGATTCCAGCATAGTAGGTATAATTACGCTAATATTGCGTAATGCTACACGTACAATGGCTTCTCGATTGATGTATTTATAATCAGCAATAAAGACTGCACGTAATGTGAGGTTAATCATGCCAAATGTTTGCACAGCACATTCATAGCTAATAGGGCTAATCTCTTCTCCAAATACTTGTACAAGGCGATTAGCAAGCCATTCTACTTCTTGTAAATGGTAGTTAATAATAATTTTTTTTAGCTCGGCATCACGTGAATGGAAGATAGATTCGAAAATTTGTACTAAATTTAGCTCTTTATTGACATGCATAAGCACCGCAACTTGCTGTGTTAGTACCTCTAAATCCGTTGGGTCCTTTCCATAAAGCAGTTCATGGCGACGATTGCTTGCTTCTTCACGTCCCTCATCTAGAATGGCGATTAAGCATTCGTTTTTAGAAGCAAAGTGATTATAAAATGTACCCTTTGAAATTTTAGCAGCACTAATAATGTCATTAATGGATGTATCAACGAATCCTTTTTTTATAAAAAGTTCACGGGCTGCTGTAATAATTTGTCGTTTTCTTTTATTCATAACCTCACCTTTTTTAAAGTATTATACTCTTATTCTATAGTATAAACGCTTATACATCAACATTTATAAAATTTATAAACTTATTTGTTGAAAAAAATAGACTGCGAGTATAAAATAAATTTTATCGCAAAACATAAGAAAGAATTGAGGGATAAAAATGGATAGTGAGCAAATAATGAAAAAGCCCCCATATGGCATGATAGCCATTTTATTTGTGGGTGCTTTTGTTGCTTTTCTAAATAACACACTGTTGAATGTAGCATTACCAACAATTATGAACGATTTTGGTATCACATATGCAAAGGTACAATGGCTTGCAACAGGCTATATGCTTGTTAGCGGTATTTTGGTTCCTGCTTCAGCATTCTTTGTTACACGCTTTAAAAATAGACATTTATTTATTACAGCGATGTCTATCTTTACAATTGGTACAATTATGGCAGGTTTCGCACCGAACTTTGGTATGCTGCTAGCAGGTCGTATGGTGCAAGCAGCAGGTGCTTCTAGTATGTCACCACTTTTAATGAATGTGATGCTAACGAGCTTCCCGAAAGAAAAACGTGGGGCAGCAATGGGGATTTTTGGTTTAGTAATGATTATGGCGCCAGCAATTGGTCCTACATTATCAGGCTATATTGTGGAACATCACGATTGGCGTATGCTTTTCCAAATGATTATTCCATTTGCTATTCTTAGCTTATTATTTGGCGTTTGGAAACTACGAAATGTTATGGAAACACGTGAAGTACACTTAGATTTCCCTTCAGTCCTGTTATCAACAGTTGCATTCGGTGGTATTTTATACGGCTTTAGTACAGCAGGTGATAAAGGATGGTCAAGTCCTTGGGTATACGGCACAATTACAATTGGCTTTATCGCATTAATTATTTTCATTATTAAACAGTTGAAAATGGATGAACCGCTACTGGAGCTACGTATTTATAAATATCCAATGTTTGCATTAGGATCTGTGATTTCCGTTATTATTTCGATGGCAATGTTCTCAGGAATGATTTTAACGCCAGCTTATGTCCAATCTATTCGTGGTATTGAACCGTTTGAGGCTGGTTTAATGATGCTGCCAGGGGCACTTGTAATGGGGATTATGTCGCCAATCACTGGTAAATTATTTGATAAGTTTGGTCCACGAGTGTTAGCAATTATTGGTTTGGTAATCACAACAGCCGCGACATTCGGTTTAACAAAATTGGAGATTGATTCAAGCTACACATATATTGTATCAATGTACACAATTCGTATGTTTGGTATGTCGATGATTATGATGCCAATTATGACAAATGGCTTAAATCAACTACCACAAATTATGAATCCGCACGGTACAGCGATTAACAATACATTGCAGCAAGTGTCAGGCGCTATTGGTAGTGCAATATTAGTAACATTTATGAATAATCGTACAAAGGTGAAAGCAGAGGAATTAGTGGCAGAGGCAAAAGCAAATGCAGCACAATCAGGGGCTGCGCCTACGCCAGAGCAGATGCAGCAAATGCAAGACCAAATTATGCAAACGGCTTTATTAGATGGTATTACACATTCCTTCTTAATCGCGACAGCTTTAACAGCGGTTGCCATAGTGCTGGCATTCTTCTTAAAACGTGTAAAAGTTGAAAGTGCAGCAAATACTATGGATTTAAAAAAGCCAACTAAATAATATGTAGAAACTCCCTTAAGATAAATTAGTTATCTCTAGGGGGTTTTTTAAGTAAAGTTCCAATGACGGTACAATTGATTAACTTTAATAGCGCTCTAATATAGGGCAATCTTATCTATATGTGGGAACAGTATGCTCTGTAAAATAAAGGTTTATCAACAAGCATAATGTTCAAGCTTTGATGCTGCATAATAAGTCAAATTTATGATAGTTTAATAGCAAATCGTTGACCAAAACAAAGGAGCTTGAAAATATTGTCGAATTTGTGTATTAGCGCATTGAAATAATGGGCAAACAGTCTTATAATGAAGGTTGTAATGTCACCAAGACAAGATAAGGATGGTATTATGATGCGCTTTTTGCACGATAAAGTTAAACACGCTAATAACAAGTCATACGATTGCTATCCAGCCCTTGTGACTGGTGAATGTGTAAGATATACGCTGTAACGACTGTTAAGTTTTACCTTAATGGTCTTTTTTACATGTAAGTAATAAAAAATAGTACTAGTGATGGCAAAGGAGAGTTCAAAATGTCAGAAACGAATAACCAAACACAGGCTGAGCAAGTAACTGTGAGTAAAGAGCAATTAGATGTACTAGATCAATTATTAAAGCCTGAAGTTCAGGAGTCACTTACAACATTAGTTGAGCAATTACCAAAGCTAACTGAAATGATGACATTAGTAACAAAATCATATGAGTTTGCTCAAGCTGTTGCAACAGACGAAGTGCTTAAAAATGATACTGTTGGAGCAGTATCAGAAATTGCTGGACCTGTAGTAGGTTCTGCCAAAAACCTTGCAGCAACTGCGATTGAAGCGAAAGACCGTGCATCTGAAAGCCAGGAAGTAATTGGTTTATTCGGTCTTATGAAAATGTTAAAGGACCCGCAAGTTCAAAATATTTTCCGTTTTGTTAATGCTTTCTTACAAGTAAACGCAGAACGTAAAGGTAAATAAGACTAAAGGTAAATTCAATTCGTAAGGACGGAGGATCAATTAATCATGTCAAAAGAAATCGTCATCCTAGGTGCTGGTTACGCTGGTGTGTTAACTGCACTAACAGCACGTAAATACCTATCAGCTGATGAAGCTAAAATTACTGTCGTTAACCAATTTCCAACACACCAAATTATCACTGAGCTTCACCGTTTAGCTGGTGGTACAATTGCAGAAGGTGCTGTTGCATTGCCGCTAAAAAAAATCTTTAAAGGTTTAGATATTGATTTACACATTGCAAAAGTAACAAACTTCAATGTAGATACAAAAAAAGTTGATTTAGATAATGGCTATACATTAACATACGATACACTTGTTGTATCTTTAGGTAGCCAAACAGGATTCTTCGGTATCCCTGGCTTAGAAGAAAACTCAATGGTTCTTAAATCAGTTGATGATGCAAATAAAATTAACAAACATATCGAAGATCGCATTAAAGCATATGCACAATCTAAAAATGAAGCAGATGCAACAATCGTTATCGGTGGTGGCGGTTTAACAGGTGTTGAGCTTGTTGGTGAAATCGTGGACAACTTCCCGAAAATCGCTGCAAAACATGGTGTTAATTTTGCTGATCTTAAAATTAAACTTGTTGAAGCTGGTCCGAAAATCTTGCCAGTTCTTCCAGATACTCTTATCCAGCGTGCTACTGAAAGCTTAACAAAACGCGGTGTAGAATTTATTACAGGTACGCCTGTTACAGGTGTTGAGGGTAATGTGATTTCCCTAAAAGACCGTGAACCAATTGTAGCAAATACACTTGTTTGGACAGGTGGGGTAGCACCACTGCCAATCGTAGGTGAATCAGGTCTTGCTGTTGACCGCGGTAAGGCAACAATTAATGAATTCCTACAATCTACATCACATGAGGATGTATTTGTTATTGGTGACGCATCTGTAGCATTACCAGCTGACGGCGGACGTCCATTATATGCGCCAACAGCACAAGTTGCATGGCAAATGGGTGAATGTGCAGGCTACAATGTATTTGCACAATACAAAAACCAAGATATGAAGCAATTCTCAGCAGTAAACTCTGGTACACTTGCAAGTCTAGGTCGTAAAGATGCTGTAGCTACAATTGGCGCTAGCAACACAGAGCTAAAAGGTCTTCCTGCTACATTAATGAAAGAAGCATCGAATATTCGTTACTTAACACATATTAAAGCTTTATTTGGCTTAGCATACTAAAATAGTAAATCCTCTTAAATGCAATTTTGCGTTTAAGGGGATTTTTTCGGTCATCTAAAATAGGCATCATTGATTAATAGTAAGAAAATAAGTAAAATTAATTAGACAGGAAAATTTTACTTGAGGTGATAGGGCTATGTTCACAGTATTTCAATCTAAAAAAGAGGACGTTGAGCAATTTAAAACAAAAATTGATGAATTAAATGCAAAGCTGGATAAAAAGGACCATGAATTTCAAATATTTTTAAACGAGCTACATAAAGAAATCATTGAAACGATTGAACAGCATAATAAGGTCAATGATCAGCATGCTGTTTTAGGTAAAATGGTTGGCGAAATCGTAGGAGAATTTAATAAAGTAGAAAATAGCACAATTCAATCCAATAGAATTTCAGAAAGCGCGCTGGATAAGGGCAACTCATTAATTTCTTCCTCTAATCAAATGATGACATTATCAGTGGAAAGTAAACAGGCTGTTCATGAGGTGGAGCAATTGATTGATGCATTAGGGGAGCAATCGCAAAAAACGTCGTTAAGCATGAGCAATTTAAGCGAACGCTCCAAACAAATTGCAGAAATTGTAAACGTTATTGGTGAAATTTCAAATCAAACGAATTTACTAGCTTTAAATGCATCCATTGAGGCGGCAAGAGCAGGAGAGCATGGTAAAGGTTTTTCCGTTGTGGCTGAGGAAGTTCGAAAATTAGCGGAAAGTACAAAAACAAGTACAGAGGATATTGCTAATTTAACAAAGAAAATTGAAGAACAAATTGGACTAGCCTATGAGGATAATAAAAATAATATGCAGCTAGTATCTGAGGGAATTGAAAAAAGTGCTAAAACGTCCACTCAAATTGATAATTTATTGCAAATTATGACGAATGTGCAAACAGGCATTAATGAGCTATTAGACTATATTAAAGATCAAAAATTATCAAATGAAGATGTGATGCATAAATTTAAGACAACGACTGCCTTATTTGATGAAACAAACCGTGTGTTAACAAGCCATATTGATGAATCCGAAATTGTAACGAAAAAATTATTAGAGGCAGTAGAGCAAGTAAAGCATTTTCCAACAGAGCAGTAAAAAACACCAGATTGTATGCCACAATCTGGCTAAAGCTTTAAAAAGAATTTTGATAAAAGTGCCTCTTTGCAGGCTGTATATTGCAGCATAATAAAATAACAGCCACCACTAACATAACCCAAGAGGCACTAACGATAACAAGACGAATGGTTATCCATTCAGCAACAATGCCAAACAGTATTGTTAAGATAATACTAAAAAATGCTTCAAAAAAGCTATACATGCTGCCGATACGTCCCATGCTTTCAGGTGGAATATTATTTTGATAAAATGTATAAAAGCCTGTATTCGCAAAGGCAGTTGCAAATGCTAAAAGAAAGCAACCAAAAGTTGCGATAGTGAATGTCCAGGATGCGGTAAAAATAACATAGCCCAAAGCTGTTAAAACAGACCCCATGCCAATAAGCCAAGCAGTAGAAATTCTTTCAACAACAGCAGAATTGATAACAGAGCCAATAAGGACACCAACTCCTGCGATACTAACTAAAACCCCATATTCCCCCTCAGACAAAGCAAGTATCTGAGTAGCAAAAGCAGCCTCTAAAGAATCGGTTGCTGTCATAAAGACAATCATCATATTAAATAGCAAACAGATTATCATGACATACGGGTTACTAACACTAAAGCGTATCACCATTTTCCAATCATCAAGCCATAATTGATAAAATAATTTTTTCGTTGTATGCCGAATAAATTGCTCGTGTACTTCTATATTCGGCATTTTTATAGTAAAGCAGGCGGATAACAATAAAGCTACTGCATTTAGGTAGATGGCTATATGGGGTGTGCCAAGCGTAAAAAGTAAGCCCGCAATAGCCGGTCCTGTAAGAAATGCGCCCGAATCCAATAAGCTACGCAGTGAGTTAAAGCGTTTTCGTTGTGCAGCCGGTATTAATTTTGTGATATAGGCTGTAGATGTTGGCTGATACATAGCACTTGCGGCCGTAATCGAAAAGACTAAGCTATAAATCCATCCTAAGCTAGAAAAGAGGGGCAGTAGCACAATTAATAAAGCTTGAAAAATATTGAGAAGAATCATGAGATATTTTTTGTTGAAACGATCTATCAAGCTGCCTGCCCAAAAATTTGTTAATAGAGAAGAAGTAGCTCTCACAATATATAAGCCAGATACAGCAAGAGCGGATTGTGTAAGGTTTAGCACAATAAGGTTTAAAGCAATAAAATAAACCCATTCACCAACACTAGAAATACCAATACTACATAATAAAATAACAGGATAGCGCCATGCTTTCTTCATCATAAATTCCTCCTTTTATTTTGGCAAAATAAAAAATCTCACCTCCAAGACCTATAGTCTTAGGGACGAGATTGTGGAATTTATCGTCACGTGGTGCCACCCTAGTTCACTATTATGTTACCATAATAGCCTTTTCAGTACGGCATAACTTCCATGCTTATACTGTAACTCTATAACGGGAGTTCCCGTCACACCATCATTCAACCGAAATCCAATGCGCTACTCCGAGACTTGTTTCGATAATTCGTTCCTGCTCATTTGCAGCACCCTGAGCTCTCTGGGAGGAACAGCCTTATGTACTCTTCTCTTCATTGTATTTTTGCTAGTGTAGCATATGTATGGAAACTTGGTAAAGAGTGCATTTAATATTTTCGAAGGAGTGTTTGTAATTGTGTGAAAGCAGATTGGCAAAGTTGTAGAGATAACATTGTATTATCTGTAATTTCAAGAGAATAATCTGCTCCTTCTAATATGACTAGATGATGATTCGTAAGCTGTGCTAGCTTTTCTTGTGAGTAGTGGGGGTCTGCTGTACCAATAGCTATAAATGCTTGCTTATTGCATAAGTTTTCCATCGTATGCTCCAGCGATAACATTGGTGTGAATAGCACATAGTAAGCAGGAATCACAGAAGGCTGCTGCATATAAAAATCTATAATCGGCATAGTGCCTAATGATTTTCCTAGATACACTGCATTTGTATAGGACTTTGTTTGCAAGCAATATTCTACAATAGTATTAACGCTGTTGTATACCATATTGGAAATAGCTAGTGGTTCCTGCTCAAACTGTTGCTGTTCAAACGTGTAGTTGATCTGTATAACATCATAGCCAAGCTCAGGCATTAGGGATTTTGCATAATAAAGGATAGGCTTATTATAGCTATAGCCTGTACCAGAGAACATAAAGCAGATTTTATTACTATTCTTGTCAAAAAAATCATAGGAAATGCCGTTGTAAATGTTTTGCTGAGGTTTGATTTTTATGTAAATTACTCCATTTGTTCTATCTATTGGTTTATAATTTTACTATAATAAGGAGGCGAACTTTATGAAAGCTATCATGATCAATGAATTTGGATCAGCGGATGTTTTAACATATTGTGAATGTCCAAAGCCTACGATTGCAAAAGGCGAGGTATTGATACGTACAACCTTTACAAGCGTAAATTTTGCTGATATTAAA is part of the Lysinibacillus sp. FSL K6-0232 genome and harbors:
- a CDS encoding methyl-accepting chemotaxis protein; this encodes MFTVFQSKKEDVEQFKTKIDELNAKLDKKDHEFQIFLNELHKEIIETIEQHNKVNDQHAVLGKMVGEIVGEFNKVENSTIQSNRISESALDKGNSLISSSNQMMTLSVESKQAVHEVEQLIDALGEQSQKTSLSMSNLSERSKQIAEIVNVIGEISNQTNLLALNASIEAARAGEHGKGFSVVAEEVRKLAESTKTSTEDIANLTKKIEEQIGLAYEDNKNNMQLVSEGIEKSAKTSTQIDNLLQIMTNVQTGINELLDYIKDQKLSNEDVMHKFKTTTALFDETNRVLTSHIDESEIVTKKLLEAVEQVKHFPTEQ
- a CDS encoding DUF1641 domain-containing protein; translated protein: MSETNNQTQAEQVTVSKEQLDVLDQLLKPEVQESLTTLVEQLPKLTEMMTLVTKSYEFAQAVATDEVLKNDTVGAVSEIAGPVVGSAKNLAATAIEAKDRASESQEVIGLFGLMKMLKDPQVQNIFRFVNAFLQVNAERKGK
- a CDS encoding NAD(P)/FAD-dependent oxidoreductase, with amino-acid sequence MSKEIVILGAGYAGVLTALTARKYLSADEAKITVVNQFPTHQIITELHRLAGGTIAEGAVALPLKKIFKGLDIDLHIAKVTNFNVDTKKVDLDNGYTLTYDTLVVSLGSQTGFFGIPGLEENSMVLKSVDDANKINKHIEDRIKAYAQSKNEADATIVIGGGGLTGVELVGEIVDNFPKIAAKHGVNFADLKIKLVEAGPKILPVLPDTLIQRATESLTKRGVEFITGTPVTGVEGNVISLKDREPIVANTLVWTGGVAPLPIVGESGLAVDRGKATINEFLQSTSHEDVFVIGDASVALPADGGRPLYAPTAQVAWQMGECAGYNVFAQYKNQDMKQFSAVNSGTLASLGRKDAVATIGASNTELKGLPATLMKEASNIRYLTHIKALFGLAY
- a CDS encoding MFS transporter; the protein is MMKKAWRYPVILLCSIGISSVGEWVYFIALNLIVLNLTQSALAVSGLYIVRATSSLLTNFWAGSLIDRFNKKYLMILLNIFQALLIVLLPLFSSLGWIYSLVFSITAASAMYQPTSTAYITKLIPAAQRKRFNSLRSLLDSGAFLTGPAIAGLLFTLGTPHIAIYLNAVALLLSACFTIKMPNIEVHEQFIRHTTKKLFYQLWLDDWKMVIRFSVSNPYVMIICLLFNMMIVFMTATDSLEAAFATQILALSEGEYGVLVSIAGVGVLIGSVINSAVVERISTAWLIGMGSVLTALGYVIFTASWTFTIATFGCFLLAFATAFANTGFYTFYQNNIPPESMGRIGSMYSFFEAFFSIILTILFGIVAEWITIRLVIVSASWVMLVVAVILLCCNIQPAKRHFYQNSF
- a CDS encoding LapA family protein is translated as MKKEWNLILTLVVVLIIAAFSVINVDRVTVNYLFGEAEWPLILVIIGSVLLGALLGGLISMLKVYQLQKALKKAQAEIDRLS
- a CDS encoding TetR/AcrR family transcriptional regulator, translated to MNKRKRQIITAARELFIKKGFVDTSINDIISAAKISKGTFYNHFASKNECLIAILDEGREEASNRRHELLYGKDPTDLEVLTQQVAVLMHVNKELNLVQIFESIFHSRDAELKKIIINYHLQEVEWLANRLVQVFGEEISPISYECAVQTFGMINLTLRAVFIADYKYINREAIVRVALRNISVIIPTMLESKEILISVEMINTIQNVVNYKNVTKEMVIEQLQGFTKGLSSTDTPEGLEYAQFLLEELQQEKPKLFIVESLLTPFRKAFAGTEHVGEARDIANSLWRYVKIEQPAERSQNR
- a CDS encoding DHA2 family efflux MFS transporter permease subunit, yielding MDSEQIMKKPPYGMIAILFVGAFVAFLNNTLLNVALPTIMNDFGITYAKVQWLATGYMLVSGILVPASAFFVTRFKNRHLFITAMSIFTIGTIMAGFAPNFGMLLAGRMVQAAGASSMSPLLMNVMLTSFPKEKRGAAMGIFGLVMIMAPAIGPTLSGYIVEHHDWRMLFQMIIPFAILSLLFGVWKLRNVMETREVHLDFPSVLLSTVAFGGILYGFSTAGDKGWSSPWVYGTITIGFIALIIFIIKQLKMDEPLLELRIYKYPMFALGSVISVIISMAMFSGMILTPAYVQSIRGIEPFEAGLMMLPGALVMGIMSPITGKLFDKFGPRVLAIIGLVITTAATFGLTKLEIDSSYTYIVSMYTIRMFGMSMIMMPIMTNGLNQLPQIMNPHGTAINNTLQQVSGAIGSAILVTFMNNRTKVKAEELVAEAKANAAQSGAAPTPEQMQQMQDQIMQTALLDGITHSFLIATALTAVAIVLAFFLKRVKVESAANTMDLKKPTK
- a CDS encoding DUF1273 domain-containing protein, coding for MITGYRPHELGIFNDKHPGIAIIKKAVEDRLRVLLDEGLEWVIISGQQGVETWSAEVIWMLQKEFPHLKYSVITPFLEQEKNWQDPKKEKYQTILAQADFVTSVTKRPYEAPWQFIEKDKFIIQNTDGLLLIYDEENEGSPKYIKRLTEKYMETHDYTLFIINAYDLQIVAEEIQQQDW